From the genome of Halorussus caseinilyticus, one region includes:
- the aroC gene encoding chorismate synthase: MNGNSFGRLFQVTTFGESHGEAMGVTISGCPAGLELDEDDVQTDLDRRKPGQSMITTSRGEPDHVSIKSGLQDGYTTGTPIGMVIDNKDARSEKYEPFITAPRPSHGDFTYSAKFGTRNWGGGGRSSARETVNWVAAGAVAKKLLAREGIELKAHVNQIGDIEAPEVSFEEIKEHSEQNEVRCAHPETAEEMRERIAEYQEEGDSIGGSIYFEARGVPRGLGAPRFDSVQARLGQAMLSVPAATAFEFGLGREAREYTGMERNDEWEFEDPQNPGESDPVPVENDHGGLQGGITTGEPIYGEVTLHAPTSIPKSQTTVDWETGEEKEEQVIGRHDPVLPPRGVPVVESMLALTLVDFMLLGGRINPDRVDDRPGEYDTDYHPSSPHNE, from the coding sequence ATGAACGGAAACAGCTTCGGACGACTCTTCCAAGTCACGACGTTCGGTGAGAGTCACGGCGAGGCGATGGGCGTCACCATCTCGGGGTGCCCGGCGGGTCTCGAACTCGACGAGGACGACGTACAGACCGACTTGGACCGGCGGAAACCCGGCCAGTCGATGATTACCACGAGTCGCGGCGAACCCGACCACGTGTCGATTAAGTCCGGCCTACAGGACGGCTACACCACCGGTACCCCCATCGGGATGGTCATCGACAACAAGGACGCCCGGTCGGAGAAGTACGAACCGTTCATCACCGCGCCGCGGCCCTCCCACGGCGACTTCACCTACTCGGCGAAGTTCGGCACGCGCAACTGGGGCGGCGGCGGACGCTCGTCGGCACGTGAGACGGTCAACTGGGTCGCGGCGGGTGCCGTCGCCAAGAAACTCCTCGCGCGCGAAGGTATCGAACTGAAGGCCCACGTCAACCAAATCGGCGACATCGAGGCTCCCGAGGTGAGTTTCGAGGAAATCAAAGAACACAGCGAGCAGAACGAGGTCCGATGTGCCCACCCCGAGACGGCCGAGGAGATGCGCGAGCGAATCGCCGAGTATCAGGAGGAAGGCGACTCCATCGGCGGGTCCATCTACTTCGAGGCCCGCGGCGTCCCGCGGGGACTCGGTGCGCCGCGGTTCGACTCCGTGCAGGCCCGACTCGGACAGGCGATGCTGTCGGTTCCGGCCGCCACCGCCTTCGAGTTCGGTCTCGGCCGCGAGGCCCGCGAGTACACCGGTATGGAGCGAAACGACGAGTGGGAGTTCGAAGACCCCCAGAATCCCGGCGAGAGCGACCCCGTACCGGTCGAGAACGACCACGGCGGTCTACAGGGCGGCATCACCACGGGCGAACCCATCTACGGCGAGGTGACGCTCCACGCGCCCACCTCGATTCCGAAGTCCCAGACCACCGTGGACTGGGAGACCGGCGAAGAGAAAGAAGAGCAGGTAATCGGCCGCCACGACCCGGTGCTTCCGCCGCGTGGCGTCCCGGTCGTCGAGTCGATGCTGGCGCTGACGCTCGTGGACTTCATGCTGTTGGGCGGGCGCATCAACCCCGACCGCGTGGACGACCGCCCCGGCGAGTACGACACCGACTACCACCCGAGCAGTCCG